The following coding sequences lie in one Brevibacterium marinum genomic window:
- a CDS encoding aminotransferase class I/II-fold pyridoxal phosphate-dependent enzyme — translation MTVHQDSHMPSVSDRSALRGSATTHAPYADALAAAAERDSLFLSTPGHGGTTSGISAGQAEFFCEHILSLDIPPLFDGIDLGVDTPKDEALQLAAEAWGARRTWFLTNGSSQGNRMAALAVGTLGTGVVTQRSAHSSFIDGLVLAGLNPGFVYPNVDEVNGIAHGVTPDSLRHAIASHPEKVSAVYLVTPSYFGAVADVSALADAAHEAGAALIVDAAWGAHFGFHPDLPESPVTLGADIVIMSTHKLAGSFTQSAMLHLGDTDFANRLEPALARAFMMTSSTSENAHLMASIDIARRDLVNSQDAISDSLDNIRQIRARIEGSEHYHLLSGDFMNHPDVVDIDPFRLPIDITSTGLDGHAVRKRLTEDFDIFAEMATATTIVALIGIGKSPDLSRLFDALDQMRLEGSGAGPAEAVAASAGIPALPSAGKLVALPRDAYFADSELVPAAEAVGRTSVSSLAAYPPGIPNVLPGEEITAETVEFLQTVAASPTGHVRGALDPELATFRVLKD, via the coding sequence ATGACTGTGCACCAGGATTCCCACATGCCCTCCGTCTCGGACCGATCGGCCCTCCGGGGGAGCGCGACGACCCACGCACCCTATGCCGATGCTCTGGCAGCGGCGGCCGAGCGTGATTCGCTGTTCCTGTCCACCCCCGGACACGGCGGCACCACCTCGGGAATCTCTGCAGGTCAGGCCGAATTCTTCTGCGAGCACATCCTCTCCCTGGACATCCCCCCACTCTTCGACGGCATCGACCTCGGCGTCGACACCCCGAAGGACGAAGCCCTGCAGCTGGCAGCCGAGGCCTGGGGCGCTCGGCGCACCTGGTTCCTCACCAACGGCTCCTCGCAGGGCAATCGGATGGCCGCGCTGGCGGTCGGCACCCTGGGCACGGGCGTCGTGACCCAGCGCAGCGCCCACTCGAGCTTCATCGACGGACTGGTACTCGCCGGACTCAACCCCGGCTTCGTCTACCCCAACGTCGACGAGGTCAACGGCATCGCCCACGGAGTCACTCCGGACTCGCTGCGCCATGCCATCGCATCACACCCCGAGAAGGTCTCCGCCGTCTACCTCGTGACCCCCAGCTACTTCGGCGCCGTCGCCGACGTCAGTGCACTCGCCGATGCGGCCCACGAAGCCGGCGCTGCCCTCATCGTCGACGCCGCCTGGGGTGCCCACTTCGGCTTCCATCCGGACCTGCCCGAATCCCCGGTCACCCTGGGCGCCGACATCGTCATCATGAGCACCCACAAGCTCGCCGGCTCATTCACCCAGTCCGCGATGCTCCACCTCGGCGACACCGATTTCGCGAACCGTCTCGAACCGGCACTGGCCCGTGCCTTCATGATGACGTCATCGACGAGCGAGAACGCCCACCTCATGGCCTCGATCGACATCGCCCGCCGGGACCTCGTGAACTCTCAGGACGCGATCTCCGATTCGTTGGACAACATTCGTCAGATCCGCGCCCGGATCGAAGGCTCCGAGCACTATCACCTGCTGTCCGGGGACTTCATGAACCATCCCGATGTCGTCGACATCGACCCCTTCCGCCTGCCCATCGACATCACCTCGACCGGACTCGACGGACATGCGGTGCGCAAGCGCCTGACCGAGGACTTCGACATCTTCGCCGAGATGGCGACGGCGACCACCATCGTCGCCCTCATCGGCATCGGCAAGTCCCCCGATCTCAGCCGCCTGTTCGACGCGCTCGACCAGATGCGCCTCGAGGGCTCCGGGGCCGGCCCCGCCGAGGCGGTCGCGGCGTCGGCCGGCATCCCCGCCCTGCCGAGTGCGGGAAAGTTGGTCGCCCTGCCGCGCGATGCGTATTTCGCGGACTCCGAGCTCGTTCCCGCCGCCGAGGCGGTCGGTCGCACCAGCGTCAGCTCCCTGGCGGCGTATCC
- a CDS encoding LysR family transcriptional regulator, which produces MMEPLDTRGLIALRAIAESGSVAAAATGLEWSQPTVNHHLRNLERVLGSTLLERSPRGSHPTVVGDLVVSRAIEILGLCDRLGAEVALWREAQAVPVKIGAVPTVGARVIPKLHNQLQKRPRWRTYDEMAAPNPAPAEMTTAALDVTMDEHAKLVARLEAGDLDLALLVSTDIDKSWIPATLTAKHLYSERLSLCVPRSVGPIALDEHGMPDLAALVSQTWAFSIDPGDAIDEVVRSFCVAAGFEPRVGMRMDDYAAIIRMIAAGLAVAVIPDSSVPEDPTVEIIPMPMDACRRDVLLVSRSQTAASSAKGGRHDPIVAAHNAAIAEVVADVGIVTAQWR; this is translated from the coding sequence ATGATGGAACCCCTGGATACTCGCGGGCTGATCGCTCTGCGTGCGATCGCCGAATCCGGCTCGGTCGCGGCCGCGGCGACGGGTCTGGAATGGAGCCAGCCCACGGTCAATCATCACCTGCGCAACCTCGAGAGGGTCCTCGGCTCGACCCTGCTCGAACGAAGTCCCCGCGGCTCGCACCCGACGGTCGTGGGCGACCTGGTCGTCTCCCGGGCGATCGAGATCCTGGGACTGTGCGACCGCCTCGGCGCCGAGGTGGCCCTGTGGCGCGAGGCCCAGGCGGTCCCGGTCAAGATCGGAGCTGTTCCGACGGTCGGTGCCCGCGTGATCCCCAAGCTGCACAACCAACTGCAGAAGCGCCCCCGGTGGCGGACCTACGACGAGATGGCCGCGCCGAACCCCGCACCCGCGGAGATGACGACCGCCGCACTCGACGTGACCATGGATGAGCACGCGAAGCTCGTCGCCAGGCTGGAGGCCGGCGACCTCGACCTGGCCCTGCTCGTCTCGACCGACATCGACAAGTCGTGGATCCCGGCGACCCTGACGGCCAAGCACCTGTATTCGGAGCGGCTCTCCCTCTGCGTGCCGAGATCCGTCGGACCGATCGCCCTCGATGAGCACGGCATGCCCGACCTCGCGGCGCTGGTGTCGCAGACCTGGGCATTCAGCATCGACCCGGGTGATGCCATCGACGAGGTGGTCAGATCGTTCTGTGTCGCGGCCGGCTTCGAGCCGCGGGTGGGTATGCGGATGGACGACTACGCGGCGATCATCCGGATGATCGCGGCTGGGCTGGCAGTCGCGGTGATCCCCGACTCCTCGGTGCCGGAGGACCCGACGGTCGAGATCATCCCGATGCCGATGGACGCCTGCCGCCGCGACGTGCTCCTCGTGTCGCGTTCGCAGACTGCGGCGTCGAGCGCGAAGGGAGGTCGGCATGACCCGATCGTCGCCGCCCACAATGCCGCCATCGCCGAGGTGGTCGCCGACGTCGGGATCGTCACCGCGCAGTGGCGGTGA
- a CDS encoding RrF2 family transcriptional regulator has translation MRVTTKSDYALRALIEIANVSDGGPISADELGRRQEIPKGFLQSILADLRRVEIAASVRGKSGGWRLTKPASETTVADVIRAVDGPLVSIYGQRPETVEYDDAAASLQQVWIAARFALRDVLEQVTIEALASKSLPAEVTERVAIEDAWQPH, from the coding sequence ATGCGGGTCACCACGAAATCCGACTATGCCCTGCGGGCGCTGATCGAAATCGCCAACGTCAGCGACGGCGGCCCCATCAGCGCCGATGAGCTCGGGAGGCGACAGGAGATTCCGAAGGGCTTTCTCCAATCGATCCTCGCCGATCTGCGCAGAGTCGAGATCGCGGCCTCCGTGCGCGGGAAGTCCGGCGGCTGGAGACTGACGAAGCCGGCCAGCGAAACGACGGTCGCCGATGTCATCCGCGCCGTCGACGGACCCTTGGTATCGATCTACGGCCAGCGCCCCGAAACCGTCGAGTACGACGATGCCGCCGCCTCCCTCCAGCAGGTGTGGATCGCGGCCCGCTTCGCCCTCCGGGACGTCCTCGAGCAGGTGACCATCGAAGCGCTGGCCTCGAAGTCGCTGCCCGCCGAAGTGACCGAGAGGGTCGCGATCGAAGACGCCTGGCAGCCGCACTGA
- a CDS encoding sulfite exporter TauE/SafE family protein has translation MRQLIVLGLVGLLAQLIDGSLGMAYGVTSTTLLLAAGVGPAAASAAVHFSEIGTSLASGISHHKFGNVDWKTVSILAAPGFVGAFAGATFLAGLSGHAATPWVSGILLLLGAYVIWRFLALGGRRPVFKGRPGAPLLVPVGLVGGALDSIGGGGWGPVGTTTLLSSGRLEPRKVVGSIDTSEFVVAVGGSLGFLFALGSSGIEWPIAAALLVGGTIAAPFAAWLVKILPARVLGVAAGGIIILTNVRTIALALGASVTTVAVILAVLALVWAGLIAQVVRLQRRSRRAEASREAEVEVAAGS, from the coding sequence ATGCGCCAGCTCATCGTCCTCGGGCTCGTCGGGCTCCTCGCCCAACTCATCGACGGCTCCCTCGGCATGGCCTATGGGGTGACCTCGACGACCCTGCTGCTCGCGGCCGGAGTCGGACCGGCAGCAGCCTCGGCAGCAGTGCACTTCTCCGAGATCGGCACCTCGCTGGCCTCCGGCATCTCCCACCACAAGTTCGGCAACGTCGACTGGAAGACGGTCTCGATCCTCGCAGCCCCGGGCTTCGTCGGAGCCTTCGCCGGTGCCACGTTCCTCGCCGGCCTCAGCGGGCACGCGGCCACGCCATGGGTCTCGGGCATCCTGCTGCTCCTCGGGGCCTATGTGATCTGGAGGTTCCTCGCCCTCGGTGGCCGTCGCCCCGTGTTCAAGGGCCGTCCGGGAGCGCCGCTGCTCGTGCCCGTCGGCCTCGTCGGAGGCGCGCTCGATTCCATCGGCGGGGGCGGCTGGGGCCCTGTCGGAACCACCACGCTCCTGTCCTCGGGGCGGTTGGAGCCCCGCAAGGTCGTCGGCTCGATCGACACCAGCGAATTCGTCGTCGCCGTCGGCGGCTCTCTCGGGTTCCTGTTCGCCCTGGGATCCTCGGGCATCGAATGGCCCATCGCCGCCGCCCTCCTCGTCGGCGGGACCATCGCCGCCCCCTTCGCCGCCTGGCTGGTCAAGATCCTGCCGGCTCGGGTCCTCGGGGTCGCGGCCGGTGGCATCATCATCCTCACGAACGTCCGCACGATCGCCCTGGCACTCGGCGCATCAGTGACGACGGTCGCGGTCATCCTCGCGGTGCTCGCTCTCGTGTGGGCCGGGCTCATCGCCCAGGTCGTTCGGCTCCAACGCAGGTCCCGCCGCGCCGAGGCCTCCCGCGAAGCCGAGGTCGAAGTCGCCGCCGGAAGCTGA
- a CDS encoding tripartite tricarboxylate transporter permease, with translation MSAELFEPILWAIGMALLAAVLFTGIGLISGTDETAIVAPLALLVILIGVPPAGVIAFFLAAIIAKHISHAVPTTLLGIPGDTTAVPMLREAQLLRSLGVPHIALQKAISGGVISVIIAIPLSILFALILTPFAEAIGAAAPWIFIAAAILVAYTSKGKLAAVVALVPFVLIIVGLQAFILEQEEATFTTSFFLGIATGPLIFDLFSALSPAGRRSMVQPGKREFDLAPDVRPEGGGRLPNPFKVLDREQLAYTGGSATITSATFVFSPVAMAVLMGEIAGSRIKNGFHRLTTVVSVRNGTTESTYIAETLIPLIAIGLPLSPMAAGPAAPLFNAPPVYTLDAETGETNNLHDLLSTGEFALFAVIAAVIAIVIAYPFVMRNAHRAATWVMKSVSHEAIIAGFVALICVICLYEGGLLALGVTVTVGLVGGLFNRMIGMHAGVQFMGYYVAVLTVPAILAL, from the coding sequence GTGAGCGCGGAGCTGTTCGAACCGATCCTGTGGGCGATCGGCATGGCCCTCCTGGCCGCGGTGCTCTTCACCGGAATCGGCCTCATCTCGGGCACCGATGAGACCGCGATCGTCGCGCCCCTGGCGCTCCTCGTCATCCTCATCGGAGTCCCGCCCGCCGGCGTCATCGCCTTCTTCCTCGCAGCAATCATCGCCAAGCACATCTCACACGCGGTCCCGACGACGCTGCTGGGGATACCCGGCGACACCACTGCGGTGCCGATGCTGCGAGAGGCACAGCTGCTGCGATCTCTCGGCGTGCCCCACATCGCCCTGCAGAAGGCCATCTCCGGCGGCGTGATCTCGGTGATCATCGCGATTCCGCTGTCGATCCTCTTCGCCCTGATCCTGACTCCCTTCGCCGAGGCGATCGGTGCGGCCGCGCCGTGGATCTTCATCGCTGCCGCGATCCTGGTCGCCTATACCTCGAAGGGGAAGCTCGCGGCCGTCGTCGCTCTGGTGCCCTTCGTCCTCATCATCGTCGGCCTGCAGGCGTTCATCCTCGAACAGGAGGAGGCGACGTTCACCACCTCCTTCTTCCTGGGCATCGCCACCGGGCCGCTCATCTTCGACCTGTTCTCCGCCCTGTCGCCCGCCGGGCGTCGATCGATGGTCCAACCGGGCAAACGGGAGTTCGACCTGGCCCCCGATGTTCGACCCGAGGGCGGCGGCAGGCTGCCGAACCCGTTCAAGGTTCTGGACCGTGAGCAGTTGGCGTACACCGGCGGTTCGGCGACCATCACCAGCGCCACCTTCGTCTTCTCTCCCGTCGCCATGGCGGTGCTCATGGGCGAGATCGCCGGCAGTCGGATCAAGAACGGCTTCCACCGTCTGACGACGGTCGTGTCCGTGAGGAACGGCACCACGGAGTCGACCTATATCGCCGAGACCCTGATCCCGCTGATCGCGATCGGTCTGCCGCTCTCACCCATGGCCGCGGGACCGGCGGCACCCTTGTTCAATGCCCCGCCCGTGTACACCCTCGATGCGGAGACCGGGGAGACGAACAACCTGCACGACCTGCTCTCGACCGGTGAGTTCGCGCTCTTCGCGGTCATCGCCGCGGTCATCGCGATCGTCATCGCCTACCCGTTCGTGATGCGAAACGCCCATCGGGCGGCGACGTGGGTGATGAAATCGGTCTCCCACGAAGCGATCATCGCCGGCTTCGTCGCACTCATCTGCGTCATCTGCCTCTACGAGGGCGGGCTGCTCGCCCTCGGCGTGACCGTCACGGTGGGACTCGTCGGCGGCCTGTTCAATCGCATGATCGGCATGCACGCCGGTGTCCAGTTCATGGGCTACTATGTCGCCGTCCTCACGGTTCCGGCGATCCTGGCGCTGTGA
- a CDS encoding hydroxymethylglutaryl-CoA lyase, with translation MMGSLPQVFGQADLPAQVSVYEVSARDGLQAEPVTLPAAIRVELISRLAATGLSTIEAGSFVSPKAVPQMADTRSVLDELDLDSGITYPVLAPNRRGLEDAMAARAQDIAVFVSVTESFSRANLGDSLEVTTARNRDVAAAATSAGMRVRGYLSMVFGDPWEGPVEPSQVVGAAGQLLDAGCTTISLGDTIGTATPGHVTAVLQALIEADIPVEAIALHTHNTYGQALANVYAALQSGVSEFDASAGGVGGCPFAGSATGNLATEDLLWMLDGLGISTGVDIRAVAETSQWLSRQLGKPLSSATSAAIVDQ, from the coding sequence ATGATGGGCTCGCTCCCCCAGGTCTTCGGCCAGGCCGATCTCCCGGCCCAGGTCAGCGTCTATGAGGTCAGCGCTCGGGACGGGCTGCAGGCCGAGCCTGTCACACTGCCTGCCGCGATCCGGGTCGAGCTCATCTCCCGCCTCGCCGCCACCGGCCTGTCGACCATCGAGGCCGGAAGCTTCGTCTCTCCCAAGGCCGTCCCGCAGATGGCCGACACCCGCTCCGTCCTCGACGAACTCGACCTCGACTCGGGCATCACCTATCCGGTCCTCGCCCCCAACCGACGCGGGCTCGAGGACGCGATGGCGGCGCGAGCCCAGGACATCGCCGTCTTCGTCAGCGTCACGGAATCGTTCTCGCGGGCCAACCTCGGCGATTCCCTGGAGGTGACCACGGCACGCAATCGTGATGTGGCCGCAGCAGCCACCTCGGCGGGGATGCGGGTCAGGGGCTATCTGTCCATGGTCTTCGGCGATCCGTGGGAAGGGCCGGTCGAACCGTCGCAGGTGGTCGGCGCCGCGGGGCAGCTGCTGGATGCCGGGTGCACGACGATCTCCCTCGGAGACACGATCGGCACCGCCACACCGGGCCACGTGACCGCCGTTCTGCAGGCCCTGATCGAAGCCGACATCCCCGTCGAGGCGATCGCACTGCACACGCACAACACCTACGGTCAGGCATTGGCGAACGTCTACGCGGCACTCCAGTCGGGCGTCAGCGAATTCGACGCCTCTGCCGGTGGCGTCGGCGGCTGCCCGTTCGCCGGTTCGGCGACCGGAAATCTGGCGACCGAGGACCTGCTGTGGATGCTCGACGGCCTGGGGATCTCGACCGGTGTCGACATCCGCGCGGTCGCTGAAACCAGCCAATGGCTGAGCCGGCAGCTCGGCAAGCCGCTGTCCTCTGCCACCTCGGCGGCTATCGTCGATCAGTAG